The Parafrankia irregularis nucleotide sequence CTCCGCAGGGCGGCAGAGCTGGTAGCCGCCGTCGGCACCGCGGCGGCTCTGCACGAGGCCGCTGCGCCGCAGGTCGGTGAGGATGTTTTCCAGGAAACGCAGGGGGAGGTCCTGTGCCGAGGCGAGGGTCTCCCCCTTGACGAGGTTGCCGTCCGAGGCAGCGAGCGTGAGCAGGGCCCGCAGTGCGTAGTCGGCCCGGGCGGAGATCTGCATGGCACTATCTTGCAGCCCGCAGCGCCGAGCGGCGCTCGGTGGCCCCGCGGACCTGGGTGGCCGGGCAGCCCAGGTCGCGCGAGGGCGGCCGGTCAGACCCCGGTACCGGACGGGCCCTGGCCGCCGCCCGCGGGTGCCGGCAGGTGCCCCCCACCCGGCTCGGCACCCGGCCCGGCGACCGCCTCCGGGCCGGGTCGCCGGGGCCCACGGGCCGCCTTGACCGCGGCCGAGCCTTCGGCCAGCAGGCCCCTTCGCTGCCGCATCCGCCGGTCGAGGGCGTTGAAGGCGGCATCCACGACCACGCCGACGACGAAGATCGTCAGCATGGACACCATGACACCGACGGTGTCCGAAAGGTCACGGGCGTTCTGCAGGTTGGCACCGATCGAGGGATGGCCGGGGACGATGACGATCAGCTCGCCGGCCATCAGGCTGCGCCATGCGAACGCCCAGCCCTGCTTGAGCCCGGCGAGCACCGACGGCAGCGCCGCCGGGGCCACGACATGCCGATAGAGCGCGAAGCCCTTCGCCCCCATGCTGCGCCCGACCCGGACCAGCAACGGCGGGACGTAGTCGACGCCGTAGATGACGCCGTTGGCCACCGACGGAGCGGCCCCGAGCACGACGACGAACATGATGGCCGACTCGCTGAGCTGGAACAGCAGGATCGCGAGCGGGAACCAGACGATGGACGGCATCGTCTGCAGCGCGGTGATGAACGACCCCACCGCGGTCCGCAGCAGCGCGAAGCGCGCGACCGCGAGTCCGACGGCCGCGCCGATGACCACCGCGAGCGCGTAGCCCTGGCCGGCACGACTGAGGGTCCGGCCGAGCGCGTCCCAGAAGTCGGCGGTGCCGAGCTGGCTGAAGAACTCGGGCAGGGCCTCGTCGGGGCCCGGCAGCACATAGGTCGGCTTCCAGCCCGACCAGACGACCGCCTGCCAGAGCAGCAGGAACAGCGCGAACGCGGCGACCTTCGGCCAGGTCGCGGACCACGTGCGGCGGGCCAGCGGACGCTGCTCGCCCACCGGGATGTCGAGCGCGTCGAGGCCGGCCAGTGTCTGGTCCGGCGTCCCGTCCGACGTCCGGTCCGGCGTCCGGAGCGAGGGCACGCCGGTGTCGGTGTCAGTGGCCATGACGCGCGACCTCCTCCCGCAGCCGTGCCGTCACGGCGGCGGCCAGCTCGGAAACCTGGGGCTGATCGATGCGGCGCGGGCGGTCGATCTCGACGTCGAAGACCTGCGCGACCCGGCCGGGCCGGGAGGAGAGCAGAACGATCCGGTCCCCCAGCCGCACGGCCTCCCGCACGTCATGGGTGACGAACAGGACGGTGATGCCGGTCTCGCGCCAGATCCGCTCCAGCTCGTCGTGGAGGAGGTCGCGGGTCATCGCGTCGAGCGCCCCGAACGGCTCATCCATGCAGAGGATGTCGGCCTCCTGGGCGAACGCCCGGGCCAGGCTGACCCGCTGCCGCATGCCCCCGGACAGCTCGTGCGGACGCCGGTCCGCCTGCCCGGCGAGGCGGACCATCGCGAGCAGCTCGCGAACTCTCGCCTCCCGCGCCGCCTTCGGCACCCGGCGCAGTTTCAACGGCACCTCGACGTTGCCCCCGGCGGTCAGCCAGGGCAGCAGGGCCGAATCCTGGAACATCATCCCGACCCGGCGCCCACCGGTGTCGACCGTGCCCGTCGTGGGCTGGTCCAGGCCGGCCACCAGCCCGAGCAGGGTCGACTTGCCGCAGCCGGATGCTCCGAGCAGGCAGACGAACTCACCGGGCCGGACATCCAGCGTGATGTCGTCCAGTGCGCGGACCTGACCTGCGCCGCCGCCGAAGACCCGGCTGACGCCGTCGATCCGCAGCGCCGCGCCCGTCGTGAGAACGCTCAACGCTTGCTCCCCTCGGGATATGTCGTGCGCCGGAGCGGGTGTCGTGGCGGCATATGGCCGCCACGACACCCGCTCCGTTACCTGTCTGTGCTCTCGCGCCCGTGGGCTACTTGTCCGCGACCGCCGGCTCGCCCGCATCGGCGAGAATCCTGTTGACGACCGAGAGGTCGAAGATCCCGTCGAGCTGGGGGTCCTTGATGAGCCCGAGCTCCTCCTGGTGCGCGGCCGAGGTGAACAGCGACTTCGCGACCGGGTCCGGGCTGAACGTCAGGCCCTTCCAGGCGGACGAGACGACGTCGTCGGCGAGCGGCTTGCCGGTGAGCTTCTTCAGCGCCTCGTTCGCGGCGGCCTGCCCGGCGGCCGGGTCGTCGTTCAGCTGGTTGATCACATTGATGTTCGCCGTGATCAGCCGCTCGACGATCTCCGGGTTCTTCTTCAGGTAGTCCGTGCGGACGAGCAGGACGGTGGTGACGAACTTGCCGTCGGTCTCGGGCCACTCGTCGGCCTCGTCGACGAGGACGTGGCCGCCCTCCGAGACCAGCCTGGACGCGGTCGGCTCGGGCACCCACGCGCCGTCGATGGCACCGGACTTGAACGCGTCGACGGTGACCGAGTTGTCCTGCGGGCGGATCGAGACGTCGCCGCCGCCCTTGGTGTCGGTCTCGAAGCCCTTCTTCTTGAGGAAGTAGCGCAGCGCGACATCCTGGGTGTTGCCGAGGCTCGGGGTGGCCAGCGTCTTGCCGCGAAGCTGGTCGACCGAGGTGATCTCCGGCTTCACCACCAGCGCCGCACCGCCGGAGGTCACCCCGGAGACGATCCGGATGGCTTCGCCCCTGGACTTGATGAAGGTGTTGACGGCCGGGTTCGGACCGATGAAGCCGGCATCGATCGCGCCGGAGAGGATCGCCTCCGCCTCCTGCGTGCCCGAGTTGAACGTCGAGGGCGCCAGCTTCACTCCGGAGCCGAGCTCCTTGGCGAAGGTGCCCTGCTCAACGCCGACCAGCGCCGGGGCGTGGGTGAGGTTCGGGAAGTACCCGAGCCGCAGGGTTCCCGTGACCTCCCCGGAGGCCGCCACGGACTCCGACCCCCCGTCGTCGCCCGAGCAGGCGGCCACCGTCAGCGCTAGCGCACTGGCAGCAACCAGTGGCACGAACCTGCGCCACAGACCCTGGGGCTTCATCACGTTCCGTACCCTCTCCCACACACCCGATCGTTCAACAAACTCGATCGAATGCGTCTTGTCGATTGATTACGTCGAGAAGGTAAGGATGCCAGAGATAGGGCGATAGCGCCACAGCAATGAACACAGACACCGCAAAGCATCGCGATCAGTGATCGAACGACCACGATCCAGCGATTTCGGGCGGTGGAGGCGGTGGAGAAGGAGGCGACCTGACAGTCGCCGGTGAGAGCCGGGCTCAGCCCGGACGTCCGCGCTAGAAGAGGATCGAGGCGAACGTGCCCACGCGCTCGAAGCCGACACGCTCATAGGCGCGGCGCGCGACGTGGTTGAAGTCGTTCACGTACAGGCTCACGACCGGAGCGAACATCGCCCGGGCCAGCGCGACGACGCTGGCGGTACCGGCGGCGCCGAGGCCGCGGCCGCGTAGCGCCGGGTCAACCCACACGCCCTGGATCTGGCAGACGTCCCCCGCGACGGCACCGAGCTCCGCCTTGAACAGCACCCGGCCGTTCTCGATGTGGGCGAAGGACCGCCGCTGCCCGATGAACTCGGCGACCCGGGAGCGGTAGAGCGCGCCACCGTCGGCGCCGACCGGCGAGACCCCGATCTCCTCGGTGAACATCGCGATGCAGGCGGGGAGCAGGATGTCCAACTCGTCTGGCCGGACCTGGCGGACCCCGGGATCGGGCGCGATCCTGGGCTCGTCGTTGATGGCGAGTAAGGGCTGCTCGCCGCGGATCTCCCGGGCCGGGCCCCACACCGGCTCCAGATGCCGCCACATCGCGGCGACCGCCGAAGCGACGCCGACAATCGACGAACAGCGGCGCCCCTGGCGGCGGGCCCGCTCGGCGAACAGCTTCGCCGAGTCCGGGCCCGCCCCCACGGGCCAGAGGTTCGCGCCGGAGTAACACAGGGCTGTGAGGGTGCCGTCGACCGTGTGCCCCCAGACCTCGGCGCCCAGGCGCCAGGGATCCAGGCCACACGCCGCCACCCGCGACGCGACGAACACGTCCGCGACCGGGTTGCGGCTCAGCAGCTCGGTGACCGCGGGAAGATCCCGGTCATCGAGCAGCCTCGTCGGAGTGGAGCGAAGCGGCAGACCCATCCAGCCCTTCCCGTTGTCAGGCCACAGACACCGACGGCGTACCGGAGGCCGCGCCGTCAGCCTCCATCTCCTCCGCGATTCGCATGGCCTCCTCGATCAGAGTCTCCACGATCTGCGCCTCGGGGACCGTCTTGATTACCTTGCCACGGACGAAGATCTGACCCTTGCCGTTGCCGGAGGCAACGCCGAGGTCGGCCTCGCGGGCCTCACCCGGGCCGTTCACGACGCAGCCCATGACGGCCACGCGCAGCGGCACCTCCATGCCCTCGAGGCCCGCGCTGACCTCGTTGGCGAGGGTGTAGACGTCGACCTGGGCCCGGCCACAGGCCGGGCAGGAGACGATCTCCAGTCGCCGCTCCTTGAGCCCGAGCGACTCCAGGATCGCCGCGCCGACCTTGACCTCCTCGATCGGAGGAGCCGACAGCGAGACCCGGATCGTGTCGCCGATGCCCTCGGCCAGCAGGGCTCCGAAGGCGACCGCCGACTTGACGGTGCCCTGGAACGCCGGGCCGGCCTCGGTGACGCCGAGGTGCAGCGGGTAGTCACAGGCCTGGGCCAGCAGCCGGTAGGCCTGAATCATGATCACGGGGTCGTTGTGCTTCACCGAGATCTTGATGTCGCGGAAGTCGTGCTCCTCGAACAGCGAGCACTCCCACAGCGCCGACTCGCAGAGCGCCTCCGGGGTGGCCTTGCCGTACTTCTCCAGCAGGCGCTTGTCGAGCGACCCGGCGTTGACCCCGATCCGGATCGGGGTGCCGGCGCCCTTCGCGGCACGCGCGATCTCCCCGACCTTGTCGTCGAACTGCTTGATGTTGCCCGGGTTCACCCGGACCGCGGCGCAGCCCGCGTCGATCGCGGCGAACACGTACTTCGGCTGGAAGTGGATGTCGGCGATCACCGGGATCGGCGACTTGCGCACGATCGCCGCGAGGGCGTCCGCGTCGTCCTGACTCGGAACGGCGACCCGCACGATCTGACAGCCGGCGGTGGTCAGCTCGGCGATCTGCTGCAGGGTGGCGTTGACGTCCGAGGTCAGCGTGGTGCACATCGACTGGATGGAGACCGGGGCGTCACCTCCGACCGGCACGTTGCCCACGTGGATCTGCCGGCTGACCCGCCGGGTTCCGACCGGGCGGGGCGGAGCGGCGGGCATGCCCAGAGTAACGGTCACGATGTCCTCACTGGCGTGTCGGATTCTTGATCGTCAATTGGCGACCCAACCCCGGTTCGTAAGCACGACCGGGGAATCCGGGTCGATCAGGTCCGAGCCGATTCACAGATCGGCCGGATCGGTCAATCAGGTCGATGGACGTCGTGCGGAGGCGGCGCACTCACGACGGCCGGCGCGACGCCCGACCGGATCCGCCGGATCGACCGGCGACCGGGACGTCCACTGACCACCACCGCGCGCCACCGCGGGTACACGGCGGCTCACTGGTTGATGCGGATGGGGTTGACGATGTCGGCGGACAGAATGATCAGACTGAACCCGACGAGAACAACGACCGTGGCGTACGTGGCTGGTAACAGCTTCGCGAAGTCCACCGGCTGCACTGGACCTCGGTAACCACGCAGCCGCCGCAGTCCGTGTCGGGCCTGCTCGAAACCGAGCACCGCGATGTGCCCGCCGTCGAGCGGGAGCAGCGGCAGCAGGTTGAAGATCCCGATGGCGAGATTGATCGCGGCCACGAGGAACAGGAAGACCCCGATGCGGTCGGACCAGTCCTCGTCAGCGGTGACCACGTCGCCACCGAGGCGGGCCGCGCCCACCACACTGATGAAACCGCTCTCGTCGCGGTTGTCACCGAAGATGCGGCTGATGTCATCGAGCCGTTCGGTGAACGTGTCGTACATCCCGGTAAACCCGGAGCCGATCACCTTGAAGGTCTCCGGAACGGCTCCGAGCACCCCGTAGTGAACGGACTCCTG carries:
- a CDS encoding ABC transporter permease — encoded protein: MATDTDTGVPSLRTPDRTSDGTPDQTLAGLDALDIPVGEQRPLARRTWSATWPKVAAFALFLLLWQAVVWSGWKPTYVLPGPDEALPEFFSQLGTADFWDALGRTLSRAGQGYALAVVIGAAVGLAVARFALLRTAVGSFITALQTMPSIVWFPLAILLFQLSESAIMFVVVLGAAPSVANGVIYGVDYVPPLLVRVGRSMGAKGFALYRHVVAPAALPSVLAGLKQGWAFAWRSLMAGELIVIVPGHPSIGANLQNARDLSDTVGVMVSMLTIFVVGVVVDAAFNALDRRMRQRRGLLAEGSAAVKAARGPRRPGPEAVAGPGAEPGGGHLPAPAGGGQGPSGTGV
- a CDS encoding ABC transporter ATP-binding protein, which translates into the protein MSVLTTGAALRIDGVSRVFGGGAGQVRALDDITLDVRPGEFVCLLGASGCGKSTLLGLVAGLDQPTTGTVDTGGRRVGMMFQDSALLPWLTAGGNVEVPLKLRRVPKAAREARVRELLAMVRLAGQADRRPHELSGGMRQRVSLARAFAQEADILCMDEPFGALDAMTRDLLHDELERIWRETGITVLFVTHDVREAVRLGDRIVLLSSRPGRVAQVFDVEIDRPRRIDQPQVSELAAAVTARLREEVARHGH
- a CDS encoding ABC transporter substrate-binding protein, with amino-acid sequence MKPQGLWRRFVPLVAASALALTVAACSGDDGGSESVAASGEVTGTLRLGYFPNLTHAPALVGVEQGTFAKELGSGVKLAPSTFNSGTQEAEAILSGAIDAGFIGPNPAVNTFIKSRGEAIRIVSGVTSGGAALVVKPEITSVDQLRGKTLATPSLGNTQDVALRYFLKKKGFETDTKGGGDVSIRPQDNSVTVDAFKSGAIDGAWVPEPTASRLVSEGGHVLVDEADEWPETDGKFVTTVLLVRTDYLKKNPEIVERLITANINVINQLNDDPAAGQAAANEALKKLTGKPLADDVVSSAWKGLTFSPDPVAKSLFTSAAHQEELGLIKDPQLDGIFDLSVVNRILADAGEPAVADK
- a CDS encoding GNAT family N-acetyltransferase; amino-acid sequence: MGLPLRSTPTRLLDDRDLPAVTELLSRNPVADVFVASRVAACGLDPWRLGAEVWGHTVDGTLTALCYSGANLWPVGAGPDSAKLFAERARRQGRRCSSIVGVASAVAAMWRHLEPVWGPAREIRGEQPLLAINDEPRIAPDPGVRQVRPDELDILLPACIAMFTEEIGVSPVGADGGALYRSRVAEFIGQRRSFAHIENGRVLFKAELGAVAGDVCQIQGVWVDPALRGRGLGAAGTASVVALARAMFAPVVSLYVNDFNHVARRAYERVGFERVGTFASILF
- the ispG gene encoding flavodoxin-dependent (E)-4-hydroxy-3-methylbut-2-enyl-diphosphate synthase, with translation MTVTLGMPAAPPRPVGTRRVSRQIHVGNVPVGGDAPVSIQSMCTTLTSDVNATLQQIAELTTAGCQIVRVAVPSQDDADALAAIVRKSPIPVIADIHFQPKYVFAAIDAGCAAVRVNPGNIKQFDDKVGEIARAAKGAGTPIRIGVNAGSLDKRLLEKYGKATPEALCESALWECSLFEEHDFRDIKISVKHNDPVIMIQAYRLLAQACDYPLHLGVTEAGPAFQGTVKSAVAFGALLAEGIGDTIRVSLSAPPIEEVKVGAAILESLGLKERRLEIVSCPACGRAQVDVYTLANEVSAGLEGMEVPLRVAVMGCVVNGPGEAREADLGVASGNGKGQIFVRGKVIKTVPEAQIVETLIEEAMRIAEEMEADGAASGTPSVSVA